Within the Salvia hispanica cultivar TCC Black 2014 chromosome 4, UniMelb_Shisp_WGS_1.0, whole genome shotgun sequence genome, the region ggagggagtactccctccgtcccaagatattagaccaCTATTCCACTTTGGGGTGTCCCAATACACTTGaaccatttctatttatggtaaaaatttactCTACTACCAACTCCACTTACACCACTAAACAACTACtgcctccgtccaccaaaatttgtcgcactttgatccggcacgggttttaagaaatgtaatggaaagtcagttgaaaaagttagtggattgtgggtcctaattttatatattagttttataatataatgtgagtaggaatgagttagtggaatatgaggtccactaccaaaaatagtaaaagttaaatgggacaaattttgggagacggacggaaatgaaaaaatgggacaaattttggtggacggaggtagtatctCCTAAATttatgtgcccaaaagaaaggagtctaatatcttgggacggatggagtactaattttaagGTGCAACCACACAATCCAAGTGCcttaaatttgtataaatatacaaacacGAGCAACCACACAGTATAAGTGCCTTAAATTTGTAAACAAATACACACACGAGCTAGTAGTAATTTCTAATAACTCGAGtacaataatatatagtatttgtaTTGCGTGTAACACAAAGGATTGTTAAACatggaaatgaaaaactaatagtagtagtactaagtATGAAGGTGCAAATATAGAGGACAAGTGAAACACATCTCTAGAATTCTACAGATTTAGATATCCATAGACAAATAACACAAACCCATAGTTtgaaatagagaataatgaAAACATTAAAACGACTAGGACAAGTGGAAAagctagtagtagtagtacctAAATTAAAACACAATCCAATCCGTTGATTTGATTGTACGTAGCTAATAATAAACGAAAAGAAAATTTAGTAGAATTGAAGTTAGAGGAATTCGGGAGCGAAAGGAACTCCACTGTCAAGGATCCATCCATCTTCAATAAAATGTACGAGGGGAGTATATGCCTTTGCTTCTTCATCATTGGCAAACTGCTTTATACCAGGCCAGGTGACACGTTTGGAGAGATCGGAGCCGGGCCCAGTGTTCTTATACTCGACGTAGAAGAGGGTATCCAAGCCGACGGTCCCCTCCCACGGAGACCAGCCATCAGGAGATATGAAGCCGTCAATGGTGCTGTGCATGATGACCGTCCTGGATAGAACCTTCCACGGGCGGCCGAGGTAAGACTTGAAGGGAGGCTGAGCATCAAGGTAGTCCTTCTCCGCAGTGAAGTTGCAGCCTTGGATGATAATAATCCCAGTGAGGTTCTTCTCGTTGCGTCCCTGGGCGGTGACCATGCAGGCCTGGTTGGGGTTCGGCTTCCGCACCACCAGCTCACACTTCTGGAACACAGAGATAGCGTTTCCGAAGATAAAGTCAACAGTGCCGCTGATCCGGCACTCCCTGAACAACTGGCGCTGGACATGGGAATAGAGGGTGTCTTGATACCCGTCCATGTGCACGTTGAAGAAGATGCCCACGTCACCTGATGCTCTCACCGCCACTGCCTGGTGACCGCTAGGGCCCGCTGTGTTCTCGATCCCGATGTCCTTGGCAATGAAGCCTCTTCCGTTCACGACTATATTCATACAatcaaatagtaaaattaattacttctatatatatacacacggAGTACTCCTACTTACTTAGAGTTGCGGAGTCATAGGTCTGAACACCCTCGCTGAAACACTTGTTACCAGTAATTCTGGTCTTCAACGGCCCCTCTCCGATCAAAATGACTTCATCCACCTTTTTGGGAATCTCAACATACTCCTTGTAAATACCTTCTTTTACTAAAATCACATATGGGACTGTATTTTTCGGAGGTACGGAATGAATGGCCTCAGTGATGGTCTTGAACTGGCCGCTGCCGTCTTGCGCAACCACCACGTTAGGCTTCAACGCAATCTTAGGGTTTTCAACCAGCTTCCTCGCATGGCCTTTGACGAAATCAGGAATGCTTTCACCGCCGAGGAGCTGCCTTGGGGCCTTGATGCTGTTCACCAAATCCCCCAAATCTTTCTTCACGGATTCGTACGTCTTTTGGAATTCGATCACCATCGCCAAAGTCTTGCTCATCATCTCGCCGCTTATCTTCAGCATTTCCCTCACCTTAGCCCCAGACTCGCCtgcacacgcacacacacgcaccgtacattttaaatttaaatccacTGATGTATTCtctttaattagttttacCTTTGGTTTTGGCAAATGCATCGAAGCAGGTGTCTTTGTATGTAATGGCAGCACTCAACCATATCTTGACCTCATCGAGGACGTGATCCGCTTGCCCGATCTCATACTGGCTGACTTTATCCAAAGACGTATGGATTTCTTCGATGGAGTCGCCAAGTACGCGCTCGCACACGTCCAGCGCCTGCTTGGTCATGTagtccttctccaactccttgaaCAATGTTGTGTTTTTTATTGCGACCTTCAGCTCCTCCACCGCCGCGTCAAATGCCTTTTCTATAACCTTCTTAGCCTCTGTAATGTTTCCCTTCTTGCAGTTCTCGCCCATGCCCGTCGCATCGCACAGATCGCCCATTAATCCTTGTTGCTTCTCGTCCGCTGCCGCCACGCCCGCGGCCATGCACGCCACCACCAAGgccgccaccaccgccgcTCTTGCCTTGTTCTTCTGATttcccattttatttatttatttatttatctatgcttatttgtgtgtatatatacacAGATGAGAACATTTATGGTTCGttggtttctttttcttttattagaAACAACTGCAGTGGAGGGTGGACAACTTTTCTTCCATTTCCTCGTTTTTCAGTCCATACATATTTTACTCTATATTTGAGTGATTATAAATGTTTGCCAGAATTATaaaatctttcttttttttacacaaaacaaaaaaatatgattagttTATATTCTAGCTAGATAGTACATGAGGTGAAACTTTCATCTCTCCGCTAATTTCTACcataaacttttatttactatattcATAGTCTATATATTTATCACTTGATTGGTTCTCAATTAAAAAGGTACTAAgctaaacaataaaaatgtcTACAACTTTAGTATGCACCAATGTTTCCCTTGGTTGCGCTGATGAAAGACAAGCACTGCTAAATTACACAAGTCATATAGGATACGTTGTTCAAACTTAATTACCTTGTCAAGAAGTAAGAAAGAAGGTTAACCACAAACATACACGGTATCCAAAACcataagtagaaaaaaaagatcTAATCCTTCACAAAATGACCACAATACATAGCAATCTCAGGgagaatttaattttcatgcaATCAAAATGGTTATCATGCCAAATCATATAAGCCACaattattttgcatttattgGCCACAATCTTCCCCATCACAGCAAAAAAAGTTTTCATCCCTTCAATAAGTATGGTGTACTAGATCATTAGCACAAATAGATCATATCTAAACATCCAAAAACTACGTCCCCAAGGAGTTGAGATGTTCATTATTACGTGGGGTATTATAAAAGAGTCCTCATAGCATGCTAAATGAAGAACTCCTCTTCGTCCCACTCTAAGTGTAGCATTTCTTATTCACATATACTATTGTGTTGTTTTGGTTATTTTCAGTGTGGTAGAGGTTCTAGTGCATGTATACACGATAGAGAGTTTTATTCAGATAGTTCAGTTCCGAGGAAACATAGGCTATGGTGGAAAATGCGGGGGAAACAGTTGATAATGGAGACCCTCTCGAGgaaaattttgatgatttcTTCCAAGCGGCAAGCAATTATCAAGATGCTTTTGCCTATGTGCCTGAAAATGAGAATATTCCCCTGAACTTCATTAGTCTCATGACGGGAGGTTCACAATTTTGGGGAAAGACCAACTAGGATCCCATTAGGAATCTCAACTCCTTCTATGAGCTAGTGAGCAACTACAAGCCACAAGTAGTACCGCACGATTTAATCAAGAGGCTTGTATTCCCTTTCTCTCTACGAGATAAAAACTAGATTGTGATTTGTTGTCGGGCTACAAGATAGCCACCTTCGAGGAGTtgaagaaaaagttagtgattGAGTTCAACTCCCCAGAGAGATTGGCCAAGCTTTGAGAGGTCATTCACAACTTCCAGCATGAGAGTGATGAAACCTTCTGCGAGGCATGGTACAGATTTTTTGACTTGATAGTCGAGCCATCGGACGACACCAAAATAAGGAGCTGCATAAATTTCACGATGGTCTTACATGAGATGGATAAATGCCACATACAAGGACAATAAGCGGATGTTATCCTTTGATTAAGTGAGGGAATTATTAGAGTCCCAAGCTGCTACTTATAAGACTTGACATAGTTCCAGAAGAGCTACCACCATGAAGGTTAAAACCTTTGGTGATGGGATACGCGATGAAGGGAGGGCCACAGCCATGGGACAGATAGCCAACATCAACATCCAAGTGGGAGCCTTATCAAAGGCCTTCAAATCCATGCAATTTGGTTCCCCCTCCGCTGTAGCCATTGTAAGATATGCAATTTTCAAGGGAATCATCACACTGATAAATGTCATCTTGTGCTAGGGACAACAGACGTGAACAATTAGAGGAGTTTAATAAGTCGATTGATGATCTAGAGAATATTGATGTTGAAAGGATCTTTTTGCTAAATTCTACACGTAGAGAATTATATTGAGAGTTCCACCATacttgagggttttgaagctTGGAAGTAAGAGAAGATTAAAGCTATGTGATCCAACCTTAGGGTTCTTTTATCTTagtttttaatgttttttgtgttttccCTACAAACTATAGGTTTATGCTATTTATCTATGAGTAGCTGATGAGGGTCGTTTCATGCATGTGTTCCGTGTTCACGTCTGTTGTCCCTAGCACAAGATGACATTTATCAGTGTGATGATTCCCTTGAAAATTGCATATCTTACAATGGCTACAGCGGAGGGGTAACCAAATTGCATGGATTTGAAGGCCTTTGATAAGGCTCCCACTTGGATGTTGATGTTGGCTATCTGTCCCATGGCTGTGGCCTTCCCTTCATCGCGTATCCCATCACCAAAGGTTTTAACCTTCATGGTGGTAGCTCTTCTGGAACTATGTCAAGTCTTATAAGTAGCAGCTTGGGACTCTAATAATTCCCTCACTTAATCAAAGGATAACATCCGCTNNNNNNNNNNNNNNNNNNNNNNNNNNNNNNNNNNNNNNNNNNNNNNNNNNNNNNNNNNNNNNNNNNNNNNNNNNNNNNNNNNNNNNNNNNNNNNNNNNNNNNNNNNNNNNNNNNNNNNNNNNNNNNNNNNNNNNNNNNNNNNNNNNNNNNNNNNNNNNNNNNNNNNNNNNNNNNNNNNNNNNNNNNNNNNNNNNNNNNNNNNNNNNNNNNNNNNNNNNNNNNNNNNNNNNNNNNNNNNNNNNNNNNNNNNNNNNNNNNNNNNNNNNNNNNNNNNNNNNNNNNNNNNNNNNNNNNNNNNNNNNNNNNNNNNNNNNNNNNNNNNNNNNNNNNNNNNNNNNNNNNNNNNNNNNNNNNNNNNNNNNNNNNNNNNNNNNNNNNNNNNNNNNNNNNNNNNNNNNNNNNNNNNNNNNNNNNNNNNNNNNNNNNNNNNNNNNNNNNNNNNNNNNNNNNNNNNNNNNNNNNNNNNNNNNNNNNNNNNNNNNNNNNNNNNNNNNNNNNNNNNNNNNNNNNNNNNNNNNNNNNNNNNNNNNNNNNNNNNNNNNNNNNNNNNNNNNNNNNNNNNNNNNNNNNNNNNNNNNNNNNNNNNNNNNNNNNNNNNNNNNNNNNNNNNNNNNNNNNNNNNNNNNNNNNNNNNNNNNNNNNNNNNNNNNNNNNNNNNNNNNNNNNNNNNNNNNNNNNNNNNNNNNNNNNNNNNNNNNNNNNNNNNNNNNNNNNNNNNNNNNNNNNNNNNNNNNNNNNNNNNNNNNNNNNNNNNNNNNNNNNNNNNNNNNNNNNNNNNNNNNNNNNNNNNNNNNNNNNNNNNNNNNNNNNNNNNNNNNNNNNNNNNNNNNNNNNNNNNNNNNNNNNNNNNNNNNNNNNNNNNNNNNNNNNNNNNNNNNNNNNNNNNNNNNNNNNNNNNNNNNNNNNNNNNNNNNNNNNNNNNNNNNNNNNNNNNNNNNNNNNNNNNNNNNNNNNNNNNNNNNNNNNNNNNNNNNNNNNNNNNNNNNNNNNNNNNNNNNNNTTACTATTTGATTGTATGAATATAGTCGTGAACGGAAGAGGCTTCATTGCCAAGGACATCGGGATCGAGAACACAGCGGGCCCTAGCGGTCACCAGGCAGTGGCGGTGAGAGCATCAGGTGACGTGGGCATCTTCTTCAACGTGCACATGGACGGGTATCAAGACACCCTCTATTCCCATGTCCAGCGCCAGTTGTTCAGGGAGTGCCGGATCAGCGGCACTGTTGACTTTATCTTCGGAAACGCTATCTCTGTGTTCCAGAAGTGTGAGCTGGTGGTGCGGAAGCCGAACCCCAACCAGGCCTGCATGGTCACCGCCCAGGGACGCAACGAGAAGAACCTCACTGGGATTATTATCATCCAAGGCTGCAACTTCACTGCGGAGAAGGACTACCTTGATGCTCAGCCTCCCTTCAAGTCTTACCTCGGCCGCCCGTGGAAGGTTCTATCCAGGACGGTCATCATGCACAGCACCATTGACGGCTTCATATCTCCTGATGGCTGGTCTCCATGGGAGGGGACCGTCGGCTTGGATACCCTCTTCTACGTCGAGTATAAGAACACTGGGCCCGGCTCCGATCTCTCCAAACGTGTCACCTGGCCTGGTATAAAGCAGTTTGCCAATGATGAAGAAGCAAAGGCATATACTCCCCTCGTACATTTTATTGAAGATGGATGGATCCTTGACAGTGGAGTTCCTTTCGCTCCCGAATTCCTCTAACTTCAATTCTACTAAATTTTCTTTTCGTTTATTATTAGCTACGTACAATCAAATCAACGGATTGGATTGTGTTTTAATTTaggtactactactactagctTTTCCACTTGTCCTAGTCGTTTTAatgttttcattattttctatttcaaacTATGGGTTTGTGTTATTTGTCTATCGATATCTAATTGTTTGGATTTCATAGCTGTACGTTTTATTAAATAGCAGTAGTAGGGAAAGTAAATCCCTGAAATTTACTCCCTCATCTCCGAATAAGAGttactaattttcattttggtccgtctcaattaaaagtagcactttatttttaccataaatagtaagtaggttccacattccactaacttatttcactcacattttattataaaatcaatataaaaaagtaggagtaCTTGTTTCATCTATTTTCTCTAATCAAATCAAGTTAACTAAATATGTTCTTTCTGCTCTCATttatttgaatcatttcattacaattgaatcattttcttttttttccctaaCACTTAATCTCTTTCACTCACGTATTTTACTCAAtcattacttattttattttatttttctcctactttattacaACGATACTTAAATCACTGAATATCCACACTAATATATTCTAATGCATATAGAACCCATCGAATCTCAATTATTGAGCATCTAatgataaattcaattttaaaaaaaaacatgagcCAAATAGTCAACGGACATTAATCTGACTCTGTCGATTCAACTCAGCTATAGACTATTTCATTACCTATTTAATTAGTAGGAAGAATACTtcataacaattaaataaataatagaaaaaatagagcaaattGTATAAGATTAGTCAAAATAGAATCAGCATCTGTTACTTATTTGAAAACTCACAACAACAGTAGTCATCAACATCCTCCCCAATCCCTCTTTCTCTCTGAGTATGGCAACTTATGCCGCTCTTGTTTCCCTTGCTCAAACTACAACCTTTGATACAAATCATGCCATATCTGACTTTTCTATCAATGCAAAAGAAAACATTAGATCAATCCGCGAGTATGTCATCACCACCTTGCTTACCTTTCTCGAAGATTATCCAGAGAGAACCAACCGTTGGGAAGCCAAGCTGAGGGACATAGCtcagaaaattgaagatatGATCgaacaatttatgtattatgGAGGGAAGGAAACATCAACAAGCTTCACTTTTGAAAAGGAGCTAAAAAATGTAACGCTAAACTTCAGTTTATTTGTTGGAGATGTGATGGACGAGCGACCTTCTTACtcatctctttctctctcatcatcatcatcagaaGCATCAAGAGTTCCACCTACTACGAACGGCGCGGCGGTTGGCTTAGATGAAGATGTGATGACAATAAAGGAGCTTCTTTGTGGGAGGCTCTCATTTAAACTCCAAGTCATGCCCATATTAGGAATGGGTGGCATTGGTAAGACCACTCTAGCTAGAACTGTTTATGACGATCCATTAATCACACatcattttgatatttgtgttTGGCTTACAATATCACAAGATTACAATGCACAGAAAGTTCGTTTAAGTCTTGTGGATTCGATTAAAATTATGGAGGAACATATGCCTAGATTAGAGATGGATGATATTTCAATATTGATGAAGAAAGcttataaaaagttaaaaggtTGGAGGTATCTCATGGTAATGGATGATGTGTGGAGCACAAAGGTTTGGGATGATATAAGGAATGTATTTCCGGATGATGCTAATGGAAGTCGAATCATGATTACCACAAGACTAGAAGATCTAGCCGTTTATCCGAACTCTACTTGTGCTCCTCATAAGATGAGGTTCATGAGTGGCTCTCAAAGTTGGGATTTGTTTAAGGGAAAGGTGTTTGCAGACAGCAATTGCCCACCAGAATTGGAGTATGTGATACGCTCGGAtcttgcactgttttaaggcctttatttggtctgtttttaaTGTCTAAATCGCATttcatgtccatattttgcatatttttatctattttggtattttgacatgttttgtgagaattgtgcatatttgagccaaaaACAAGGAAAAGGTCGAAGTTGGAAGTCTGGAGCGTTCAAACCGTCCAGGGTCCGCTGCACCATGCGTAGCGACCACTGGAGCCTAGCGACCCGCTCCGGAGAAAGTTGTGCTAAAAATCTGAAGATGCCCAGCGACCGTTGGGGAGTGCGTAGCGACCGCTCGAGTAGTTCCCAGAGCTACTGGACTAATTTGCAGTGACCACTACCCAAAATGGCAGAAGCTACGGACAACACAcagcgaccgctggccaaGGTGCAGTGGTCCGCTGCGAAAACGCGGCGCACGAGTTGACCTATTTTCTCTCcaaattttaccaaaattagccaccttttttccttctactagTAGGATTCGAACCAttccctataaataccccctcaAATCTCTTCATTCATACCTTActttcatcatctttttgcctcataattctagagcataaaattgagagagttctTCACTGTGCAAGAGGTTGGAGATGGAATCAAGcgaagatcaaggctacaaggattctacctttggattttattgtttttagttctTATGTTCACTTTTTCCCTCCattctatgtttttagattattttaccatgtgtaactaaattcataggattctagggatgtgttagtaacgactttgtttatacaattcttttttctatttaatattcgttctgtttttacttcgtttcttccttaagttgtTCTGTAATACttcatgtttgagtgacacattcgatgaagatttaatataacttgctacataatcgtaagaggaggttggcgagttagatccacactacaattagctttccttaaaacgacactattaattgagagtgaggactttacaagggtcttaggagcttttaggagttacgaatctagaattgacaaccctagtgttagtaatctacgcttgtaccACATGGGCATAACTAGTatgactcgttctatcaaagtataaactgtgctagggtattgtagttggaatttgtataaccataactgtgaacccacatccctggaattctcttataTCTCATTactttatctatattatttgttGCAATCAGTGGGTTTACTGCTTTCAGTTTCCTTGTTTTCTAAAAAGCTTTCAAAATCCTTGGttctccaaatagtaaaagaagctTAGTAGAAGGTATCCAGTCGGTGATTTTATTCTCCGTGTTCGATAACCCGATACTGAggtttagctatactagatgcaggtatttttagtgataataaaaagtgcatcagtaTGTTGGGGAAAAGATTGCGGGAAGTTGTAGAGGACTACCCCTTGCCATTGACGTGGTTGATGGATTCTTGTTGTTGATAGGAATCAATCTACTTGGAAGAAAGTtacaaaaaatgtgaaaattcCAATTGTTAGTGAAGGGTTGGAGGGGATTCTATCTTTAAGTTACACTCACTTGTCTCATCATTTGAGGCCGTGTTTTCTATTTATGGCAATGTTTCGTGAAGATGAAAGCATACGTGCTTCAATGCTTATTAGATTATGGTTAGCCAATGGCTTCTTAACGCATCAAAACAGATGCAACAAAAGTATGGTAGAGCATGCAGATGAATTTTTGGAGGATCTAGTCAAGAGAAATGTTTTACTTGTGACCAGTAGAAAGAGTGGTGGGAAAATCAAGCGTTGCATCCTCCATGATATGGTACGAGAGTGATAAGgccaatttcatgcatcggttatgggGTAAATTCAGTGATTTCCAGGGTctaacacatgttttaagtCAGGTTGTGTAGAGAAAATCCGCCAGATCaaggaaatgaaggaaaaatcTGTAAAGCGGAGGAAAGAAGCGGAAAAAGGAGCAAAGAGCAAAAATTTTCCGGACGGAGGAAACTACAAAGAAAAAGGCAAAATGGAGAATTCGAAGAAGAGTCTAGAAGGCCAACTCCCCGTCTATAAATACTGGAGCATACATCAAAGAACATCATCATCTACACCACTTTCACGCTCCAGCTCTTAGCTCACTTTCTCATATagttttctctacacacactgCACGCAATGGGGTAATTCTAAGGGGTTTTGTCTTGTTTGTCGTCTGAATATTGTGTAACAACGTCCTCATGGggggcgaagaaacaatttgtcttttaatttttgtttttgtgttgtttATACCGAGACTTCGCTGTTCGAAGCTTGGCGATCGTTGAATCTGAATTGAATTCTGAATATTCTCgctatggaagtttatgtttcgATTCTGTTTCCGTTTTATGTTGGTTTCTGTTGTTTATTTGctttggatgcttttcgcacTTGATTTGTTGGTTTGAAGTTGAGTTGTTGTTTAATCGTTGTTGATCGGAGTGAATCTGTTGAATCGGAGTTGACGAGGATGAATTTTGTTGTTGGTGCATTCGGattgcttggatccggagtggattgaGCATCCGACGTTTAGATCTGAACAGGGTGATGGAATTCTGCATGGTTATGATGTTTAGTTTCTGTTCTTTCGTTTACTTCATCTAGTAGTTGTAGATCTCCTCTATTTTCCGGTTAATCGCAATTTCCGACGACCGATTTGGTATGCTCTGTTCCGATCTGGTTTGTTGCTCTGTTTTCTACATGTTTATGTTTAGATTGTTGGAAGAGATGAAGATCGTTGTTAGTTAGAGTCAGAATTTCGTTGCTGcagcttttcatccgtactatttctgttttgggaaaatggtccccactgcATGTTTTCGTTTGCTTAGTTGTTTTAGGAAGCCCGTTCACTAGGTCTAGTAAATTTCAGTTGTTGAGTTCTACTCTCtgtttaatttctatttcatCATGAATGCTTGCATCGTATTTTCcgtttcctaggtctagctgttagataACTCTACATTTTTCCAAGTCTAGTAGTTAAAGTTCTCAACCCAAatttgcgtggcagcagccaaccctgTATTTTCCCAAGTCCTCTAGATTCTTACTCGCATCctatccttctctgtgggatcgatcctttgcTTCTCCATACTAATTAATAGtgtagtgggttgaggtttttgataGTTGATTGAGAGTGAGTCCAACGACCCGAATCTTCCGTGTTTATGATctcctagaccttgtgatctagtgaaTCCTCTTAACCTGAAAGTTGTGAGATACCTGATATGTACTGTGCTCTCAGCCTGACCATCAGAGAGTTATGCATAAGAAAAGCCCACGTTGAGAGGTTTCTTCGTGTTATCGACAATCAAGTTGTTCCAGAAAGCATGATAAATGAGCGACGCATCAGTGTGTGGTGTACTAATTTTGATGACATTCGGTGTCCAACCATTCATACCATGTTATGCTTCAAAACCCAAAGTTCCTCTACCTTAACGACCTTTCTAGGACGTTTTAGATCGCTTAGAATATTGGACGCTGCAAGCGGAAATTCTGAAAAGCTCTCAACACAAGTATTTGAGTTGTTTCATTTAAGGTATCTAACTTTAATTTGTTCTTCTAGTATTCCCCCAGCTATATCTAATCTTGTGAATCTTCAACTCTTAATCATTCTTCCTACTTCTCAAACCATATCTagaaggaaaatatatttgagaaCTAGTAATACTTATTTCTCTCTGCCATTGGAGATTTGGAGTATGCCTCAGTTAAGGCATCTTATTTCCCATTGTCCTTGTATCCTACCTCATCCCCCATATGGATCAAACCCACCTCTAGAAAATATCCAAACTGTTACTTGCATAAAAATCTTGTATGGACTTAAAAGTTCGTGCGAATGATACCAAATGTCAAAAGATTAGGACGTGTGTATGAAACTGATAAAAGGTGTAACCTCCGTCTTCTCGAGCATCTGCATCACCTTCAAAAGTTGGAACTATATGGGCTTGGTGGTTTTCCTTGGATGAGGTATAACCTATTTACTTTACCCAAGACACTTCAAAAGTTGACCTTGCATGGTGGCATATTTCTTTGGCAAGATATGAGTATTATTGGTTCATTTCCAAATCTGCAAGTGTTGAAGCTAAAATACCAATCCTCTGGTGGAACATGGGAAACAACTGATGAAGAATTTCCTGAGCAGAGATATTTGCTAATTGAGGATTCAGGTCTCCAACACTGGAAAACTGAGAGTAGTCACTTTCCAGGACTGAAGTGCCTAGTGCTTCGTTACTGTCGGGATTTAATGGAGATTCCACAAGATATAGGAAATGTACCACACTGGAATTGATTGAAGTGGATCCTAATAACAATTCTCTCATGGAATCAGCGAAGAAGGAAGATGAGGATCAACAAAGCTATGGAAATTATGATCTTCGTGTTCATGTCTCCTATTATTGAAGAGGTTAGATTTATATGTAGCCTTGAACAACACTAATTCTTATGTAACATATATATGAACATGACTAGCATTTGGAATTCCATGTTATCTTGTATACTATaatgtaatttatattttggacATCATAGACACATTGTTGACCGACATGTATAT harbors:
- the LOC125221071 gene encoding pectinesterase-like, which gives rise to MGNQKNKARAAVVAALVVACMAAGVAAADEKQQGLMGDLCDATGMGENCKKGNITEAKKVIEKAFDAAVEELKVAIKNTTLFKELEKDYMTKQALDVCERVLGDSIEEIHTSLDKVSQYEIGQADHVLDEVKIWLSAAITYKDTCFDAFAKTKGESGAKVREMLKISGEMMSKTLAMVIEFQKTYESVKKDLGDLVNSIKAPRQLLGGESIPDFVKGHARKLVENPKIALKPNVVVAQDGSGQFKTITEAIHSVPPKNTVPYVILVKEGIYKEYVEIPKKVDEVILIGEGPLKTRITGNKCFSEGVQTYDSATLIVNGRGFIAKDIGIENTAGPSGHQAVAVRASGDVGIFFNVHMDGYQDTLYSHVQRQLFRECRISGTVDFIFGNAISVFQKCELVVRKPNPNQACMVTAQGRNEKNLTGIIIIQGCNFTAEKDYLDAQPPFKSYLGRPWKVLSRTVIMHSTIDGFISPDGWSPWEGTVGLDTLFYVEYKNTGPGSDLSKRVTWPGIKQFANDEEAKAYTPLVHFIEDGWILDSGVPFAPEFL
- the LOC125221072 gene encoding pectinesterase-like produces the protein MNIVVNGRGFIAKDIGIENTAGPSGHQAVAVRASGDVGIFFNVHMDGYQDTLYSHVQRQLFRECRISGTVDFIFGNAISVFQKCELVVRKPNPNQACMVTAQGRNEKNLTGIIIIQGCNFTAEKDYLDAQPPFKSYLGRPWKVLSRTVIMHSTIDGFISPDGWSPWEGTVGLDTLFYVEYKNTGPGSDLSKRVTWPGIKQFANDEEAKAYTPLVHFIEDGWILDSGVPFAPEFL
- the LOC125221073 gene encoding putative disease resistance RPP13-like protein 3; this translates as MATYAALVSLAQTTTFDTNHAISDFSINAKENIRSIREYVITTLLTFLEDYPERTNRWEAKLRDIAQKIEDMIEQFMYYGGKETSTSFTFEKELKNVTLNFSLFVGDVMDERPSYSSLSLSSSSSEASRVPPTTNGAAVGLDEDVMTIKELLCGRLSFKLQVMPILGMGGIGKTTLARTVYDDPLITHHFDICVWLTISQDYNAQKVRLSLVDSIKIMEEHMPRLEMDDISILMKKAYKKLKGWRYLMVMDDVWSTKVWDDIRNVFPDDANGSRIMITTRLEDLAVYPNSTCAPHKMRFMSGSQSWDLFKGKVFADSNCPPELEYVIRSDLALF